In the genome of Arabidopsis thaliana chromosome 4, partial sequence, the window AATTGTatcttgatttgtttaaaCAGGACACTGTGATTGATGCTGGTAAATATGATGGCTCATTAGGCATCATTTCTGCAATCTCTGCATTGAAGGTTCTGAAAATAGATGGGAGATTGGGAGAACTAAAGCGGCCTGTTGAGGTTTGTCCCCTTTTATACCGCCTCATCGAATAAATTTAGTCGTTATAGCCAATGGAGATATTAAACAAGAAACTTGTGTTATATTCATTCAGGTGATTGCGTTTAGTGATGAGGAAGGAGTGAGGTTTCAGTCTACTTTCCTAGGCAGTGCTGCTTTGGCTGGAATCATGCCAGTTTCTCGGTTGGAGGTTACTGATAAAAGGTTTTGCTCAAGGACCTTAGCTTCTTCTACTTACGTAGATTGAGTATACGTACTCACGTTTTCCATATTCATTCGTTCAGTGGTATTTCTGTGCAAGATGCTCTTAAAGAGAACTCTATAGACATAACAGATGAAAACTTGATGCAGTTGAAGTATGATCCTGCATCTGTTTGGGGATATGTAGAGGTAAAGCCTACTTGATCTCCTTTTGTTTGTATGTTCGATAGCTAGTGAAGCACATGTTGTTTTTCCTCAAGAGTTGTAATATGATTGTTTGAGTGTTGACTATGAATATTCTCATGTAGGTTCACATTGAGCAAGGGCCGGTGCTTGAATGGGTTGGTTATCCTTTAGGTGTAGTAAAAGGAATTGCAGGACAGACAAGACTCAAGGTAACGTATTCAAAGCTAATTAACTTCATGTTTAATCTTGGAGAAGGCTATTTGAAACCCAAATGGACAGAATTCTACAGGTTACTGTAAAAGGATCTCAAGGACATGCTGGTACAGTTCCAATGTCAATGCGTCAGGACCCTATGACTGGTGCTGCGGAGCTGATTGTACTATTGGAAAGTGTTTgcaaaaaccctaaagatTACTTATCTTGCAACGTTCAATGCAACGAGGATACAGTAGAATCCCTTGCTAATTCACTTGTTTGTACTGTTGGAGAGATCTCAACATGGCCAAGTGCTAGCAATGTCATCCCAGGCCAGGTAAGACAAAGAAActattctcttctttgcaCTTATGTTTTTTCTCTATTGGTATTGTGAATGAACTCTAAATGATTTCATGGAGATGAATTCAGGTAACTTTCACTGTGGATTTACGTACGATAGATGATGTAGGACGCAAGGCTATTCTCCATGACTTATCAACTAGGATGTACCAGATATGTGACAAAAGATCGCTTTTGTGCTCCATTGAACGAAAGGTAAAGAGTGTTGTACAAGTCCTAAAACCTTATACTCCCTATTGTTTCCTTCTTACCAACTTCGTCCCGGTTTTTATCATCATTGCAGCACGATGCAGACGCAGTAATGTCAGACCCGCAATTGAGTTTACAGCTGAAATCAGCAGCTCAGAGTGCACTTAAGAAGATGACAGGAGAGGTTCAAGACGAGGTCCCCGTGCTAATGAGTGGAGCAGGACATGATGCAATGGCTATGGCACACTTAACCAAGGTAATTGACTTTCAAAAGTCATCCACATGTTTGTTTCAGGCCTTATAAGCTATAAGCCATGTGGGTTTTGTCTCTTGGTTCAGACACTAACTTAATGGGAGATTTCTTTTGGTTTCGGAAGGTGGGAATGTTGTTTGTCCGGTGTCGTGGAGGAATAAGTCATTCTCCGGCAGAACATGTATTGGATGACGATGTTGGTGCAGCCGGTTTGGCCATCTTGGAGTTTCTAGAGTCTCAAATGTAAAACATGACAAATATATGAGAAACAGAGTGGAGTCTTGTCTCATAGAGACTCCATGAAAAATGTATAGTATCATTTGTTGTTATTTGTCTTCTCTCTGTGTACTCTTTGGAACTGCATTTGTATAGAATTAGtccgatttttaaaaatgtatgatatATTATTAGCTTATCTTTCATGGTATTGTCCATTGCATGCAATAATTTGATGAACATGGCTTATTTTTGATGGTAATATCTcttgtttctactttctaatAAGCCATTTTAGAATCTCATATTTATAGATAGCATTTACAATAAATCATAGTGTATGTTACACATTTATGGCGgataaatattagttttgaatattgaaGTTAATATGCATGAGAGGTTCCTAATTTTTTGAAAGAGGTTCCTGATTTCTCTCTAATCAGAAACGGCTTATAAACCAATTAATCTGATTTTTATGTCCGGATTCTCTTAACGAATATCACATGCAATTAACGTTGATTAACCAtaaatgtgaaaaaaatacattaaaatctcataatttcgaaatcatttcaaaaaatataagcGTATCATTTCCACTTGTATTGTTGCTTAAACCTAGCAAACTACGTTTgactaaacaaacaaacaaaaaaccctGCAATTCCAAaagttcttgaagaagaagaacaaagtctACTACTCTGTTCAGGTTTGGATCTTTCTTCACAACATTTTTGAGATTCATTTTAgcgttttttttctaactgttttcttcaaaatacaACAGGAAATGGCGGTGAACGGTACCGGTAACGGAACCGGTGACGGCGATTTCTCATTGAAAGAGACATCTCCCAATATCGGCAATGGTGGTGTTAACGGCGGCGAGAAGCTGACGTCATCGTTCGATCTTGTGGAGGCGATGCATTTCCTCTACGCTAGAATTGTCCGTGCTCGAGCCTTACCGGTCAACGACTCTTTCGTCGCAGTCAAAATCGGAAGCTACaaaggaagaacaaaacagatcttaaactcaaaccctAACCCTGAGTTTCACGAAACCTTCGCATTCACGAAAACTCGTCTTCAAGGGGATATCTTAGAAGTGGTCGTGCGAAACAGAGATAACCCAAACGAAGACGATATTGTCGGGAAATGTAAGTTCGATGTTGCGGAGATTCCGACACGTGTTCCTCCTGATAGTCCATTGGCTCCTCAATGGTATAGATTGGAAGATAGAAACGGTGTCAAGATCGGTGGAGAGATTATGGTATCTGTTTGGATTGGGACACAAGCTGATGAAGTTTTCTCGGAGGCTTGGCATTCGGATTCGGCGAGTGTTACCGGAGAAAACGTGGTGAACACGCGATCTAAAGTTTATCTTTCACCGAGGCTTTGGTACTTGCGAGTTAATGTAATCGAAGCTCAGGATTTGGTTCTGTTGCACCCGAACCGGATCAATCCAGAGATTCTGATTAAAGGGTTTCTTGGAAACGTTGTTGTGAGGAGTCGGATTTCGCAGACGAAGAGTGTGAGTCCTGTGTGGAACGAGGATATGATGTTTGTAGCGGTTGAGCCGTTTGATGACAGTTTGATACTTAGCGTGGAAGATAAGGTAGGGCCGAGAGAAGAGTGTTTAGGAAGGTGTGAGATAAAGTTATCTCAGGTTGAGAGAAGGGTGCTTCCTGGTCCGGTGCCGTCATTGTGGTACAACGTTGAACACATTGGTGAGACCGGAGAAGGGAGGAGATTTGCTGGGAGGATTCATTTGCGGGTTTCTTTAGACGGAGGTTATCACGTTCTTGATGAGTCGATTCAGTATAGCAGCGATTACAGAGCTTCAGCTAAGCTTCTATGGACTCCACCTATTGGTGTGTTGGAGCTAGGAGTTTTAAATGCTACGGGTTTAATGCCGATGAAGTCAAGAGGTGGCCGAGGAACTACCGATGCGTATTGTGTGGCGAAATACGGAACAAAATGGGTGAGAACGAGGACCATTGTGGACACTTTCGATCCAAAGTGGAATGAGCAGTATACTTGGGAAGTCTATGATCCTTACACGGTGATAACAATCGGTGTCTTCGATAATCTGAAATTGTTTGGTGCGGGTAACGAAAACCGTTTGATCAACGATTCAAGGATTGGGAAGATCAGGATACGTTTATCGACCCTTGTAACCTCGAAGATCTACACACATTCTTATCCTTTAATGGTTTTAAAACCAGACGGGGTTAAAAAAATGGGTGAGATTCAGCTCGCGGTTAGGTTCACCGCGACATCTATGATGGATATGCTTCAGAAGTACACAGAGCCGTTGCTTCCAGAAATGCATTACATATCTCCATTGTCTATATACCAATTAGACAGTCTTAGGCACCAAGCGACCCACATTCTCTGCATCAACTTAGGGCGCAACGAGCCAGCACTTGGAAGAGATGTTGTAGAGTATATGCTCGATGTGGGATCAAACATTTGGAGTCTACGAAGAGGAAGAGCGAATTTCGAACGTCTTGTCTCGTTTTTCGATGGCTGGATCGATGCTTGGAAATGGTTTGATGAGATTTGCAAATGGAAAAGTCCCGTGACGTCGGTTTTAGTCCATATTGTCTGCTTGTTCGTTGTTTTTCTCCCTAAGTACTGTGTTTTCTCGATGCTACTGTACTGCTTCGTGTTTGGGTTATACAGGTTCGGTTTGAGACCGAGACATCCTCCACATATGGATATAAAGCTGTCTAAAGCTGATTCAGCTTTGCCCGATGAGCTAGACGAGGAGTTTGATGTGTTTCCAAGCTCGAAATCCGGTGATGTACTGAAAAGAAGGTATGATAGGTTGCGTGGGATCGCAGGGAGGATGATGATTGTGTTGGGAGATTTGGCTACACAAGGAGAAAGAGTGAAAAGTTTGTTGAGTTGGAGAGATCCAAGAGCAACGTCTCTGTTCTTGACGTTCTGTTTTGTTAGCTGTGGAGTGATTTGTTTCGTCTCCATGAAGTTACTGCTCACATTTCTTGCGTTCTACGTCATGAGACATCCTAGGGTTAGAGTTTTCGATATACCTTCTATTCCTCAGAATTTCTTCAGGAGATTACCATCAAGAGCTGATAGCATCTTGTGAGTGTGGAATTGTCTAATCTATCTATCATTGGTTTTTAGTCTGAATCCAAATCAAAGGGTTATTATTTGTATGACTTTAAAATGAATCCCAAAAGCTATATTGTCAATCCAAGGGTTATTTCTTTGCTCAGGTTGGTTGCGTTCAGCTAATAGCATTTGTGAGTATGCAAGATATACACTTATCTGAATCCGaatttgaatcaaagaaatttgtttctgATCAGTTacatatctttatatatagtattacattaaaccacaaaaaaaaagagtctgTATAGTAGTTTCAAGGTAAGTAAGTGAACCACGACACAAATCTTTAAGCTTCGCTTATGGAGCATTGCTGATCAATTTCAgacttctctttctttgcCTAGGAGCTCGAGGTTTTCAGCCATAAAGAGACCCAATCAGACTTCGAAGATCTTTCATTTTGGTTCAAGCTGCGagaataaataataatcaaacaatgaaagaaacagaacaaagatcTCAAATAGTCAAATCAAACATGTCTGAAACAGAACATATCTTAACAATGGAGGATTCAATAGCAACAAAATGGGATTTTCATATCCTTATAAACCTTAGCTAATGTGGTCTTACTCGCGCATAAATCAAGTAACATGTTTAAAAAGttagaatttcaaaaatagTTTATCTGACTACCTGTTTTTCGCGCGCATTTCTGGTATTCCAAAACTCCAGAAGCGCAAAAAGTTCCCACGCATGGAGACTCTTAAGGTGGAAACGGGATCTGAGCAAAAATGCTCTGTAGTGTTCAAGTACACAGGTTCCTCCAGCATTTATCAATGGCGGCATTGATCTTCTTTGGTTTACAGATCTCTCGAACAATCATCGCCCAAGTGGAGGTCTTCGGTGCCAGATACTTACCCAGCATTACTTCCACAATCGTACACGCGCCTGATACTCTCTGACGCTTTAAGAGCCTTACAACAAGCTCTTCTAGAAAACTCCTCCCTTTGTCACAAGAATTTGACTTCTCGCTCAAAGTATTCAAAAAGGTGTTACACGTAATAACATCGGGATCACAACCTCTATCTAACATAGAGTTCAAGAGATCTACTGCTCTAGAGATATCTTTTTGCATACATAAGCCATCAAGAAGTATATTATAAGTAACAACATCAGGTTGTGACTTGGGTTCTTCTTGGCATAACATCTCATGGTAAAGTTTTAAGGCCGCATCCATCGAGCCAATACCACAAAGACCTTTTATAATTGAGCTATAAGCTACTGTATCAGGTTTGATCCCGATAGTGAGCATCTTTGACCACACCATCATAGCCTCCTTAACTCTCCCAACCCCACAAAGACCATCGATTAGAACACTATAACAAAACTTATTTCGAGAACATCCGGTTTTATCCATCTCTTTCCACACTTGAACCGCTTCTTCACAAAGACCAGTTTTGAAGAATCCTTTCATCAATGAGCTATACGTATACGCATTGGGCAAGCAGCCACTAGCAATCATTCTATTAAGGATCTCTTTAGCTTCATTTGGTTTCCCTTCGCGGCATAAACCATCTACAAGAACACTGTACACAACAATATTGGGCTTGCATCCTTTCTCTGCCATTTTCCTCCACAAGGACATAGCCTCCTCGGCCTTTCCCTCTTTGAACAACCCACTTATAAGGACCGAATAAATATGCTGATTCAAATGATACCCTCTTTCTTCCATAGAGCTCAACAACCTAACCGCATCCGTTGCTCGTCTTTGCTTAACCAACCCATTAATCAGCGTTCCATATGTGACATCATTTGGGATACATTTGCTAGACACCATCCGCTCCAAGAGACTAACAGCTTTATCTAACTTACCCTTAAGACATAGACCATGAATAAGCGTATTATAAGTAACCTCATTAGGAACACATCCCTTAAGAAACATATTATCCACAAGCTTTGTCACCCGTGTCAAATCCCCTTTCTTGCACAATCCATCAATCAACACATTATATATAACCGGACTCGGTGAACACCCCTCGCTCTGCATCTCATCCAACAGTAAAACCGCCTCATCAATCCTTTCCTCCTTACACAACCCATCCATCAATGTACAATACGTATAACCATCAGGCAAACACTTTCTCTCAGGCATTCCTCTGAAGACCTCAATAGCTCTATCCACAAATCTTAACTTACAAAGAGCCTTAATGACCAAATTAAAACTCAACCCATTAGGAGAAATGTTCATGTTCATGTTGGAATTCACAACATAATCATAAAACTCCAATCCTCGATGATAAAGACCCTCGTTTATAATCACATTCAACACAGAGTTAAACGACTTAACACTACGTTTACATCGAAACTCATCAACCATTCTATGAAACAAGTCTACAGCTTTATCAGGCAAATGTGCTTTCCCATAAGCTCTAAAGACAACAATGAAACTACGCTCTATAATCACTCTGTTCTCTAATCTAATTCGACTCAAAAGCTTCTCTACCGAATCAAAATCACCCGAATTGGCGTAACTCTCAATCATTGAAGATAAAGTAGAATCACCCAACTTGAAAGAACCCATTTTGGGAGCTGATTTAAACATCTTCTCCGAGATTGGAGCTTCCAATGGATTCTCCACCACTTCCATTGACGGGTTAGGAGAAAccgaaacagaagaagagaagcgaAGATGGATAGAGAAGTTAACTGGGTTACTCGAAAGGATTCGACTTTCTTTGAGAAAGTAGCTGAAGAAGCTGATACGGATTGGGATTGGGCATTTGGGCATGAACTCGTAGGGTTTATGCTTAAACCCTTATTTGgggatttcaaaagtttggtGTTTTcgcaagagagagagagaaagagatagagatgaTGCAACTCTTACAGCTCTCTCATTTGCAGatttgaaagagagatgaagattgaagaagatattCGATCAATTTAGAGGTTTGTTGATAAACGATGACATTTgatttctgcttcttctcttcttcgccACTAAGAGTTATcaataaatttcaatttttttgtttcctctcaattaattgattaattacttcttaattactattaaaaagtgaaattttctaattcatttaccaataatttttttaatttataaaatttatgtaatcAAATCCAAATGGTAAATAATCtcatatacataataattttggggatcttattatataaaatatatggttttcaaaattgCTAACTCATAGGATTGTGCCACGTGTCAAATCAaacgatcagatgtttacatgtgtcattcaaaatttaacttttttattctctaaaaaaatagaaaatcttaaaaagtaaacaaatttatatatactaatttatatgtctatatatttataaacaattaacatttattcaacaaaaacaaaattaacaaatttgtctttaactcatgtaatcataagtgaaaatagaacactttgagaaaaatagcttagcttataggatttaacttttcaatttttttcatttattaattttaactcatttaatattaatttgcatgatgtaaaattaacttacGAGATTACGTGGGTGATTGGTTCGTCTGTAACTGTAGATTTACTGCTGtagaatttttgttgtagGTGTGATGACTGTAGTTGTAAGTTTTATTGCTGTAAAAATTAGACTGTaggttttattaatataattattacttaaaGAAATTGGGTAGAAATAAGATTTTGgttgtatgtatttttaaacaaaaaaaaattatcgggtcgggttcgggttcgagttatttatatattgaaatatcaaattttgtgtgcaaatctattaaattacttgaaattttcaaaaattctcaaaacaacatgagtagttttgcttgaatatatctaaaaatacacaaaaataactaaaatatccaaaaaaatcctaatattttctatatataagtataaatataactaatatatacttatatttgagatatgtttggataCTTATTCGGGTTTGGGTTTGAGTTTTTCgagttttaaagtttagatcCGTTCgagtatttgaaaatttcgggtacacccgcctaaataggcgggccttatctagttatatataatatgttatttattgtATAACTTTGGGGACTACTACTCTCACAAGAAACATTTGACTTCAAGAGAAAAATGGTCTCGCTTTCCATCAGTCGTTCTCCTTATTATACAATTGCAGTCTCGACCACAACGGGTTCTGAAGCTAGTGTAGAAGATTGCATTCTCCgccttcaccttcttcttcgacTCCACGTTTGCTTTGGTTCTCACaactatcttcttcatctcaaaTGGCTTTGCAGACTCCAGCGCATGCGCATGCTGCGTTTACACAAGACAACACCAAAAACCAAGTTTCTTTAAACAGATCATATATAGcctaataaacaaaatcccCTCTTTCTTTCGGTGATCAAGTCTTTTTTCCTTACCAGTTTGGAGAACAATGCGAGTTCCGCGTATAGATGAAGCcattccttctcttcttctaactCTGAATCTTTCATCTGTACCAtatcaacaacatcaaatccttaatattttaatctttaacACATGAAAAATCTCACCTCATAGTATTGCAGCTTGTCCCTTCCCGTTAGTGCATCTTCCGGCATCCACTCGGGCATACCACCTTTGAAGAAATCATCCACGAGATCTTTGTTCCATCCAAAATATGTGTCTTCCTCCTCTAAGAGACACAAGTTGACATAACTAATATAGCCGTATGAACTAACTAGGTATGACGGAAAACAAAGGTGCATTTACATTTACCTGGAATTTTGGGCTTTATTCTGCCTCCCGTTGTAATTGTGCTCAAGCAGTGTTTATTCTCAACGGCATACCTAACGTGCGTTTCGAACTCACAGATCGAATTGTCTACTGGATCCATTGCCTCCAAACTTATGAAATGAGAAAGAATCGAGGTTATCCATGAGTCAAAATTGTGTACAGTCAGAAATTGTAAGTTTGTGCCCTACAAgatcaaaagaagcaaagacaaaaataagGATCTGGTGAGAGTACTCCGACAGAAACAAAGTTCACTTGAATCGTACTAGAACGAACGTGTAGGAATATATTACATTTTGCAGATTGTAGCAATGAAGTCCAACTCTACCGAAGAGGATTATATTTGGATGAGGTCCTCCATATTTTGCAATGTCAGCCCTTTGTTTAATGTAGTATTTGTTATAAtcaaacttttcttctctctaaacAAAACACAGAATCTATAAGCTTTAAAATGCAAATATCTCTATGAGTGATGAGACCTAAAGTTCATACATCCACAATCAAATCCAATTACCCGATTAGCCCAAACATGTCGTGGGATGGAGGATGAAGATTCTTGTGGTCTCTGATCTTCCAGCTTCTCATTACTCTGCGATGGTTCCTCGACCAAGTCTCTGGCTTCTTGCTTCCACATTCCGTTACCCATTTCTTGGcaaatatataaaccctatattaataaacttttaagAGACTTGGAACTTAAGattcaaaccctaatttggaATACAAATCTATGCGCGTTAAGCCAAACCACATCATTAATTAAGAACACTGTCAATACACAACATGTGAGCAGCGAAGACCACAACAGAGGGAAGTGATTGAGAACAGCAGATCTAAGCTCATATTCAACAtgcatagaagaagaaaaccaatttTGCATCAAGAGATACTGAAAAATCTTTCATTCATAAGAGTTCCAAGATTCcataaaaacaacaactatttggaagaagatgaaatggaGACATCTCAAGTTCTGTTCCAATGTAAAATACAGACCAACTAAGTTCGGTTTCAGAACTCACCTTCTTCACCTATGAAATTTGACGAGATCGCAAGAAGAATATACAATGGATTCAGTGTTTCGTAATCGGtgagaaaaagacaaataaataagCTTGATGATAGCTTGTTAGACCTTAGAGAATAGAAGATTGGGTTTAAAGGCTattctctcctttttctttttcatcgaCTCAACTTTATGGACTAATATATGCAATCTCATCTCTTTGTTCTAATTTGGACAAATACTTTTAGCTTTTTAGACATTTGTTATATGTCACAATGCAATTgataaagatataaatttgTTGACAATGAATGCATAGGTTCAGAACCATAAACACcttcaaattattaaaactcaaaaatagaAAGTAGAAACCCAAAAGGTAGTTTCATCAGCACACAAAACTCAATCCTGTTAATTTAAAAGTAACGAAATAAAGCAATTGCAAAATTATAGTAGTCATTACAACTCCACCTATATCATGATTGATGAAGCCTCCCTAAGTTACATGAATCTTTCTGGTGGTGAGATCAAAACTCTACTTGTTCGAGGCCTTGTTAGACAGCTTCTTCACCGGTTTCATGCTTCTTCTTGACGGAATCTGCCTCGACTTTGCGACAGTGAAAGTAGAAAAACTGAAGcagaataagaaaatcaagaacagcACATCCTCCTGAATCAACTAGCCATGGTAGATTCGGTTCGATTTTCGACCATTCGACGCTGTTCACTAGTATGCTTGCAACATAAGTCACATTGCCAATGAATGCAAAGAAGAACATTAATGGATTCAATCCCTCAACATTTCCTCTCCTTACATTCATACATATTTGAGGAAGCCTTCCACCCATGTAAATCGCCGCCATTGCCCAACCCAACCACATTCCaatattgttgttttctccTAAGTTACCGCTAGAGACCTCCAAAAGCTTTCTTGCTCCTGCTCCTCCAACTACAAACACTCTATCTTTCCCTCTCAAATCCATACTTCTTGAACCACTCAATACGTTGAATGatccaagaaacaagaacaccGAGACCACACATAGCAACGATTTGGTAGAAGGACGCTTAGCTTCTTCACGAAGCAAAGGCTCTTCTACATCAACCATCTGATGATTCCTTCGGTTTTTCATCAACCGCGGGTAAATATGCCCGTAGTATATAGATTGAACATAGAGAACAAGTGTAGCCAGAGTATACAACACTGCCGTGTAGAATTGAACTGGAAGACTAGCTGGTTCCATCAAGCAGCCAACAACATTAAAGATATCACCAAGCATCCATGTTGTTAAGAAGGTTATAGAGACTCCTTCAATGGACTTTTGATTGTAGTTAGTCATAATCTGCGGTATCTCGGCAACACTCCAACTGATAACACTGATGATACCAAGAGATAGTGACAAATCATCTCGAATCATCGTTCTTCACGTATGATACAGCCGAATAAACCtgttaaaaccctaaatacgAAATTACAAGTAGCTGAATAATATTGAGCAATGAACAACTCCTCTTATAAAGGTAAGAAGAGAGTTAGAAGATGAATAGGAAAAGGGTTTTGAAACTACAATGACCAGATTCTAAGAGGAATAGGAAAGGTTTTCAGAATTCAGATTGGAGAAAACGAATCCTATGAATGAATTAGGTTaaaatttttagtttctttctctatataattaaaatttgatatttatcaaaaacaaattaaataattaaaaggaTATATccaaataattagaaaaaataagaatctaagtatatatcttgtttataCACGCAATGTTTATCTCTTCAAAGTCTAGGCTTTTGATCGAGTCTCCTACTATACTAATACCACCaaccaatttaaaaaaaaaacaagtagaaatttaacaaaagtCTAACATCTTCCAaattttttccattttctaaaattatgttttgagtttgacgtttctttgttatttatataaactATAGTATGCTATCATCTTCAATCAGAAACAGTTCCACAgaagttttctgttttaacttttcctctgtttttgatttttctctctGAATCTCTCCTTCATTTCCCCGGGAAATAGTACCAGAAAGGTTATCATCGATCAAACTCTTCTTGGTGGATTCTTCAGAGATGGGTTTAGTCAACGGGA includes:
- a CDS encoding hypothetical protein (DUF626) (Protein of unknown function (DUF626); FUNCTIONS IN: molecular_function unknown; INVOLVED IN: biological_process unknown; LOCATED IN: cellular_component unknown; CONTAINS InterPro DOMAIN/s: Protein of unknown function DUF626, Arabidopsis thaliana (InterPro:IPR006462); BEST Arabidopsis thaliana protein match is: Protein of unknown function (DUF626) (TAIR:AT4G29550.1); Has 30201 Blast hits to 17322 proteins in 780 species: Archae - 12; Bacteria - 1396; Metazoa - 17338; Fungi - 3422; Plants - 5037; Viruses - 0; Other Eukaryotes - 2996 (source: NCBI BLink).) — its product is MGNGMWKQEARDLVEEPSQSNEKLEDQRPQESSSSIPRHVWANRGTNLQFLTVHNFDSWITSILSHFISLEAMDPVDNSICEFETHVRYAVENKHCLSTITTGGRIKPKIPEEEDTYFGWNKDLVDDFFKGGMPEWMPEDALTGRDKLQYYEMKDSELEEEKEWLHLYAELALFSKLHAHALESAKPFEMKKIVVRTKANVESKKKVKAENAIFYTSFRTRCGRDCNCIIRRTTDGKRDHFSLEVKCFL
- the EMB1025 gene encoding Pentatricopeptide repeat (PPR) superfamily protein (embryo defective 1025 (EMB1025); CONTAINS InterPro DOMAIN/s: Pentatricopeptide repeat (InterPro:IPR002885); BEST Arabidopsis thaliana protein match is: Pentatricopeptide repeat (PPR) superfamily protein (TAIR:AT5G64320.1); Has 50788 Blast hits to 13881 proteins in 299 species: Archae - 2; Bacteria - 48; Metazoa - 729; Fungi - 797; Plants - 47488; Viruses - 0; Other Eukaryotes - 1724 (source: NCBI BLink).), translated to MPKCPIPIRISFFSYFLKESRILSSNPVNFSIHLRFSSSVSVSPNPSMEVVENPLEAPISEKMFKSAPKMGSFKLGDSTLSSMIESYANSGDFDSVEKLLSRIRLENRVIIERSFIVVFRAYGKAHLPDKAVDLFHRMVDEFRCKRSVKSFNSVLNVIINEGLYHRGLEFYDYVVNSNMNMNISPNGLSFNLVIKALCKLRFVDRAIEVFRGMPERKCLPDGYTYCTLMDGLCKEERIDEAVLLLDEMQSEGCSPSPVIYNVLIDGLCKKGDLTRVTKLVDNMFLKGCVPNEVTYNTLIHGLCLKGKLDKAVSLLERMVSSKCIPNDVTYGTLINGLVKQRRATDAVRLLSSMEERGYHLNQHIYSVLISGLFKEGKAEEAMSLWRKMAEKGCKPNIVVYSVLVDGLCREGKPNEAKEILNRMIASGCLPNAYTYSSLMKGFFKTGLCEEAVQVWKEMDKTGCSRNKFCYSVLIDGLCGVGRVKEAMMVWSKMLTIGIKPDTVAYSSIIKGLCGIGSMDAALKLYHEMLCQEEPKSQPDVVTYNILLDGLCMQKDISRAVDLLNSMLDRGCDPDVITCNTFLNTLSEKSNSCDKGRSFLEELVVRLLKRQRVSGACTIVEVMLGKYLAPKTSTWAMIVREICKPKKINAAIDKCWRNLCT
- a CDS encoding hypothetical protein (DUF626) (Protein of unknown function (DUF626); FUNCTIONS IN: molecular_function unknown; INVOLVED IN: biological_process unknown; LOCATED IN: cellular_component unknown; CONTAINS InterPro DOMAIN/s: Protein of unknown function DUF626, Arabidopsis thaliana (InterPro:IPR006462); BEST Arabidopsis thaliana protein match is: Protein of unknown function (DUF626) (TAIR:AT4G29550.1); Has 30201 Blast hits to 17322 proteins in 780 species: Archae - 12; Bacteria - 1396; Metazoa - 17338; Fungi - 3422; Plants - 5037; Viruses - 0; Other Eukaryotes - 2996 (source: NCBI BLink).), with amino-acid sequence MGNGMWKQEARDLVEEPSQSNEKLEDQRPQESSSSIPRHVWANRREEKFDYNKYYIKQRADIAKYGGPHPNIILFGRVGLHCYNLQNGTNLQFLTVHNFDSWITSILSHFISLEAMDPVDNSICEFETHVRYAVENKHCLSTITTGGRIKPKIPEEEDTYFGWNKDLVDDFFKGGMPEWMPEDALTGRDKLQYYEMKDSELEEEKEWLHLYAELALFSKLHAHALESAKPFEMKKIVVRTKANVESKKKVKAENAIFYTSFRTRCGRDCNCIIRRTTDGKRDHFSLEVKCFL